A single region of the Thermococcus zilligii AN1 genome encodes:
- a CDS encoding CBS domain-containing protein translates to MAEVAVGQIVKRKAVLVRPDDTVHKAAQILARNKVGSAVVVDENERIVGIITDRDILDKVVAKEKDPKNVLVREVMTEKPITIEDDYTIQDAIERMMEKGIRRLLVTRLGKPVGFVTAADLLAALYTHNHGEEEGGEEETEVYGICEVCGQYGPLYRVYIEGGEKWVCESCKDELNL, encoded by the coding sequence TTGGCAGAGGTCGCGGTGGGTCAGATAGTCAAGAGGAAAGCGGTGCTCGTTAGGCCCGACGATACAGTTCACAAGGCTGCTCAGATACTCGCCCGCAACAAGGTAGGGAGTGCCGTTGTCGTTGATGAGAACGAAAGAATCGTCGGGATAATAACCGACAGGGACATACTTGACAAGGTCGTGGCCAAAGAGAAGGATCCAAAGAATGTTCTCGTTAGGGAAGTAATGACCGAGAAGCCCATAACCATAGAGGATGACTACACGATTCAGGACGCCATCGAGAGGATGATGGAGAAGGGCATCAGGAGGCTCCTCGTGACCAGGCTCGGAAAGCCCGTGGGCTTTGTTACCGCGGCTGACCTGCTGGCGGCGCTTTACACCCACAACCACGGGGAAGAGGAGGGTGGTGAGGAGGAGACCGAGGTCTACGGCATCTGCGAGGTCTGCGGCCAGTACGGGCCCCTCTACAGGGTCTACATCGAGGGAGGAGAAAAGTGGGTTTGCGAGAGTTGCAAGGATGAGCTCAACCTCTGA
- a CDS encoding NTPase — MALRVFVTGPAGVGKTTLVERVAREADLWGYIVGGTVTREVRRDGKRTGFRIIALDTGEEGTLASIRGTSHLPGLPFGKYLVHVDEIDRVAVPAIKRALVEADLVVIDEIGPMEYRSDEFIKAVGEVLKSEKPLLAVVHRNFADRFRPLGELHALSVENRNREFGIILDEVIKELKGVRG, encoded by the coding sequence ATGGCGCTGAGGGTATTCGTGACCGGCCCCGCTGGTGTCGGAAAGACGACCCTCGTTGAGAGGGTAGCCAGAGAAGCTGACCTCTGGGGCTACATCGTCGGCGGGACTGTAACCCGGGAAGTGCGCAGGGATGGAAAGCGCACCGGGTTCAGGATAATAGCCCTTGACACAGGTGAAGAGGGAACCCTGGCGAGCATCAGGGGGACATCCCACCTGCCCGGCCTCCCCTTCGGGAAGTACCTCGTCCATGTGGACGAGATTGATCGCGTCGCCGTTCCTGCCATAAAGCGCGCCCTGGTCGAGGCGGATCTCGTTGTTATCGACGAGATAGGCCCCATGGAGTACAGGAGCGACGAGTTCATAAAGGCCGTTGGGGAAGTCCTGAAGTCCGAGAAGCCCCTTTTGGCGGTCGTTCACAGGAATTTCGCCGACAGGTTCAGGCCGCTGGGCGAGCTTCACGCGTTAAGCGTCGAGAACAGGAACCGGGAGTTTGGGATAATCCTTGACGAAGTTATAAAGGAACTGAAGGGAGTCAGAGGTTGA
- the mtnA gene encoding S-methyl-5-thioribose-1-phosphate isomerase, producing MELRYRPEELTRLPRSVRYEKGKVIMIDQTALPGEFKTVELGTVDQVAEAIVTLKVRGAPAIGASAAFGLALYADTTKAKTKDEFMDGFYSAYERLKNTRPTAVNLFWALNRIRKLVEENLESPLEEIKGLIVNEAQKIADEDVEANLRMGHYGAEVLPEGNVLTHCNAGSLATVQLGTVGAVLRVMHRDGTLKLLWVDETRPVLQGARLSAWEYHYDGIPLKLITDNMAGFVMQQGKVDAIIVGADRIVANGDFANKIGTYSLAVLAREHGIPFFTVAPLSTIDLSLGSGKEIPIEERKPEEVLTCGGCKIAPDVDVYNPAFDVTPHRYLTGIITDRGVVWPPFERNLRKLFKGQL from the coding sequence ATGGAGCTGAGGTACAGGCCAGAGGAACTCACGAGGCTCCCGAGGAGCGTTCGTTACGAGAAAGGAAAGGTCATCATGATAGACCAGACTGCCTTGCCGGGAGAGTTCAAAACGGTTGAGCTGGGAACCGTTGACCAGGTCGCGGAGGCGATAGTAACCCTTAAGGTCCGCGGTGCGCCCGCAATCGGCGCCTCGGCTGCCTTCGGTCTCGCACTTTATGCAGACACAACCAAAGCTAAAACAAAAGACGAGTTCATGGACGGTTTTTATTCGGCCTATGAAAGGCTTAAGAACACGAGGCCGACCGCCGTGAACCTCTTCTGGGCCCTCAACAGGATTAGGAAGCTCGTGGAGGAGAACCTTGAGAGCCCCCTCGAGGAGATAAAGGGACTCATCGTTAATGAAGCGCAGAAGATAGCCGACGAAGATGTTGAAGCGAACCTCAGGATGGGCCACTACGGTGCGGAAGTTCTGCCCGAGGGGAACGTTTTAACGCACTGCAACGCTGGAAGTTTAGCCACAGTCCAGCTTGGCACGGTTGGGGCTGTTTTGAGGGTTATGCACCGCGATGGGACGCTTAAGCTCCTCTGGGTGGACGAGACGAGGCCTGTCCTCCAGGGTGCGAGGCTTTCCGCGTGGGAGTACCACTACGACGGCATTCCCCTAAAGCTGATAACAGATAATATGGCCGGCTTTGTCATGCAGCAGGGTAAGGTGGATGCCATAATAGTCGGAGCGGACAGGATAGTGGCCAACGGCGACTTCGCCAACAAGATAGGAACCTACAGTCTGGCAGTCCTCGCGAGGGAGCACGGGATACCGTTTTTCACGGTGGCACCGCTCTCAACGATAGACCTCTCCCTTGGGAGCGGAAAGGAGATACCCATCGAGGAGAGAAAGCCGGAGGAAGTCCTCACCTGCGGCGGCTGTAAAATAGCCCCCGACGTCGATGTTTACAACCCGGCTTTTGACGTCACGCCGCACAGGTACCTAACGGGAATAATCACGGATCGGGGCGTCGTCTGGCCCCCCTTCGAGAGGAATTTGAGGAAGCTGTTCAAGGGGCAACTTTGA
- a CDS encoding GNAT family N-acetyltransferase, with protein sequence MFSTKKSPSELPPIEQTAKDFTIIDGEDYLDEIFKNDMEISRSFSRFQLGEEEYRENYEKVIKSLLSTGEHKFFVAADPYGRYLGHVWICLKVDTVDFVPSAYIYDIETLIPGRGIGSALLEKAEEWARKKGARKISLRVEANNPARGWYAEKGYSERAVIMEKLL encoded by the coding sequence GTGTTCTCAACGAAGAAAAGCCCTTCGGAACTGCCACCGATTGAGCAGACTGCCAAAGATTTCACCATCATCGACGGGGAGGACTACCTCGACGAGATATTCAAGAACGACATGGAGATAAGCCGCTCTTTCTCCCGTTTTCAGCTTGGTGAGGAAGAATACCGGGAGAACTACGAAAAGGTCATCAAAAGCCTCCTCTCAACGGGCGAGCACAAGTTCTTCGTCGCAGCGGACCCCTACGGGCGCTACCTCGGCCACGTGTGGATCTGCCTGAAAGTGGATACAGTAGACTTCGTCCCCTCGGCTTACATATACGACATCGAGACCCTCATCCCGGGGAGAGGCATAGGGAGCGCCCTCCTGGAGAAAGCCGAAGAATGGGCAAGGAAGAAGGGTGCCAGGAAAATCTCCCTCAGGGTTGAAGCCAACAACCCGGCAAGGGGATGGTACGCCGAGAAGGGCTACTCCGAGAGGGCCGTTATTATGGAGAAGCTCCTTTAA
- a CDS encoding DUF1611 domain-containing protein encodes MEKALVLTEGRYLTTDGKTAHGLVRYSKKYKIAGLVDSTLAGRDAGEVLDGIHRGIPIYGTIEEALRENPDAKWLIIGVATPGGVLPSSYKRIVAKAIKAGLGVVNGLHHFLSDDPYLKRLAKQKGVEIIDVRKIFYNYRVPFTGKIEDVKATKVAVLGTDAAIGKRTTAIMLHEAFKALGLKSEFIAMGQTGWMQGFKYCIVMDSIINDFVAGAIEDVFYRAWAEERPDVIVTHGEGSLLHPAFPGGFELIGAARPDFIVLQHAPGRLTFDDFPQYRIPPLENYIRMIELLSGKPPIAITINTQNLTKEEALEWAERIESETGIMTRVPFYQGVEDIARLIASKAKEPAGVRASESAGAEVL; translated from the coding sequence GTGGAGAAAGCGTTAGTGCTTACGGAGGGGCGCTATCTTACTACGGATGGAAAAACAGCGCACGGGCTTGTGCGGTACTCTAAGAAGTATAAAATAGCTGGCCTGGTGGATTCCACCCTGGCGGGAAGGGACGCGGGAGAAGTGCTCGACGGGATACACAGGGGCATCCCCATATATGGAACCATCGAAGAAGCCCTCAGGGAGAACCCGGACGCAAAGTGGCTCATCATAGGCGTCGCCACTCCGGGAGGAGTTCTCCCCTCGAGCTACAAGAGGATAGTCGCAAAGGCCATCAAGGCAGGCCTCGGAGTCGTCAACGGTCTCCACCACTTCCTCAGCGACGACCCCTATCTGAAGCGCCTGGCGAAGCAGAAGGGAGTCGAGATAATCGACGTTAGAAAGATATTCTACAACTACCGCGTCCCATTCACCGGAAAGATAGAGGACGTTAAGGCAACAAAAGTGGCGGTTCTCGGAACAGATGCCGCCATAGGAAAGAGGACCACCGCGATAATGCTCCACGAGGCGTTTAAGGCCCTCGGTCTTAAAAGCGAGTTCATAGCGATGGGCCAGACGGGCTGGATGCAGGGCTTCAAGTACTGCATAGTCATGGATTCAATCATCAACGACTTCGTTGCCGGTGCAATAGAGGATGTCTTCTACCGCGCCTGGGCAGAGGAGAGGCCGGACGTAATAGTTACCCACGGCGAGGGCTCGCTCCTCCACCCGGCATTCCCGGGCGGCTTCGAGCTGATAGGCGCGGCCAGGCCCGACTTCATCGTCCTCCAGCATGCGCCGGGAAGACTGACCTTCGACGACTTCCCCCAGTACAGGATCCCGCCGCTTGAGAACTACATAAGGATGATAGAGCTCCTCTCCGGGAAACCGCCGATAGCCATCACCATAAACACCCAGAACCTCACGAAAGAGGAGGCCCTCGAATGGGCAGAGCGGATAGAGAGCGAGACCGGGATCATGACGCGCGTCCCGTTCTATCAGGGGGTCGAGGATATAGCCCGGCTTATAGCGAGCAAAGCGAAAGAGCCCGCAGGGGTGAGAGCGAGTGAGTCTGCCGGAGCTGAAGTGCTTTGA
- a CDS encoding pyridoxal-phosphate dependent enzyme, with product MDAEKNSDDDGGSLIRAPPLEETLGIEGIYIDYEGRNPTGTHKDRIARAHVEKALEEGYSAITVGTCGNYGVAIAYYARLYGLKAFVFVPAGYTLERAGEMRALGAEVIPWPGTYEEVVAESRRFALANGIYDANPGSRPEVDYAGYSSIAEAILSEVKPDAVFVPVGNGTTLAGIWHGFRGKAKPRMIGVTTAFGNQLLWEFYGDQRREIAETPVNEPLVSEISFDLDEAMKAIKESNGYVFGFADDTARRCAELLRFTTGLSVLPASALTVAGLIKFVRKFGVSKGNFVLVLTGGVHGGESVSAYGGALSYYGWKNSARACAVL from the coding sequence ATGGATGCCGAGAAGAACTCCGATGATGATGGGGGCTCCCTTATAAGGGCCCCTCCCCTCGAGGAGACACTGGGGATCGAGGGGATCTACATAGACTACGAAGGCAGGAACCCAACAGGAACGCACAAAGACAGGATCGCCAGGGCCCACGTGGAAAAGGCCCTTGAAGAAGGCTATTCTGCCATTACTGTGGGCACCTGTGGAAACTACGGTGTTGCCATAGCCTACTACGCCAGGCTCTATGGTCTGAAGGCTTTCGTTTTTGTGCCTGCGGGCTACACCCTTGAACGCGCCGGGGAGATGAGAGCACTCGGCGCGGAGGTGATCCCCTGGCCCGGGACTTATGAAGAGGTTGTAGCCGAGAGCAGGCGCTTTGCCCTCGCAAACGGTATCTACGACGCAAACCCCGGAAGCCGTCCGGAGGTGGATTACGCCGGGTATTCTTCGATAGCGGAGGCAATACTGAGCGAAGTGAAGCCCGATGCAGTTTTTGTTCCAGTCGGAAACGGCACCACTCTGGCAGGGATCTGGCACGGCTTCCGCGGAAAAGCCAAGCCAAGGATGATAGGTGTCACCACAGCCTTTGGCAACCAGCTCCTCTGGGAGTTCTACGGCGACCAAAGGAGGGAGATAGCGGAGACGCCGGTGAACGAGCCCCTTGTCTCGGAGATATCCTTCGACCTCGATGAAGCCATGAAGGCCATAAAAGAGTCCAATGGCTACGTCTTCGGCTTCGCGGATGATACTGCCCGGAGATGCGCTGAGTTGCTTCGCTTTACAACTGGCCTTTCTGTTTTGCCGGCCTCGGCCTTAACGGTTGCTGGTTTAATCAAGTTCGTAAGAAAGTTTGGAGTTAGTAAAGGAAACTTCGTGCTGGTGTTAACCGGAGGTGTCCACGGTGGAGAAAGCGTTAGTGCTTACGGAGGGGCGCTATCTTACTACGGATGGAAAAACAGCGCACGGGCTTGTGCGGTACTCTAA